In Pirellulales bacterium, the sequence CGGCCTGACCGTGGCCCTGGTCGGCGACATTTTCCATAGCCGCACCGCCCGATCGAATATCTGGGGACTGAAGCAGCTCGGCGCTCACGTCATCGTCTGCGGGCCATCGACGCTCGTTTCGCCGCGCTGGCAGGAGCTGGGCGTCGAAGTATCTTACGACCTCGACAAGATCCTGCCGCGCTGCGATGTCTTGAACCTGTTGCGCATCCAGTTCGAGCGGCAATCGACGCGGCCCTTCCCGTCGGTGCGTGAATATGCCCACCTCTATGCGATGAACCGCGAACGGCTCGACCGCGCCAAGCCCGGCGTCCTGATCCTGGCACCGGGCCCGATCAATCGCGGTGTCGAAGTCACGCCCGACGTGGCCGATGGTCCGCATTCGGTGATCCTGGAACAAGTCACCAACGGCTTGGCCATCCGCATGGCCGTTTTGTGGCTGGTGTGTGGCGCGGCAGAAGAGGGTTCAGGGTTCAGGGTTCGGGGTTCAGGATAGGAGCGAACCGCGACCCCCAAAACCTGAACCCCGAACCCTGAACCCCGAACCCTTACATGTCTTCCATCCTGATTAAATCCGGCCGCATCATCGACCCCAGCCAGCAGCTCGACCGGGTGACGAACTTGCTGCTGCGCGACGGTCGTGTCGCCGGCTACGACGTGGCCGAGAACGGGCAAGACGTGATTCTCGACGCCGCACGCAAAATCGTGGCGCCGGGTCTCATCGACATGCACGTCCACTTGCGGGAGCCGGGCCGCGAAGAAGACGAAACGATCAAGACGGGCACCGCCGCCGCTCTGGCGGGCGGGTTCACCTCCATCGCCTGCATTCCCAACACCGAGCCGCCCATCGACACCCAGGCCACCGTCGAATTCGTGCTGCACCAGGCCGAGCGGGCCGGCAACTGCAACGTCTTCGTGGTGGCCTGCGTGAGCAAGAACCGCGAAGGCAAAGAGCTGGCTGAGATCGGGCAGCTCGTCGAGTCGGGAGCGGTGGCTTTCAGTGACGACGGCGCTCCGGTCTACGACGCCGAACTGCTTCGCCGGGCCTACGAATACTGCCTGATGTTCGACAAGCCGATTCTCAACCACGCCGAGGTACTGGAGCTGACGCGCGGCGGCGTGATGCACGAAGGGCTGGTCTCGCTCAAGCTGGGCTTGCCCGGCATGCCGGCGGCGGCCGAAGAGGTGATGACCGGCCGCGACATCATTCTGGCCGAGGCCACGGGCGGGCGGATTCACATCATGCACATCTCGACGGCGGGCAGCGTCGAGCTGGTGCGGCGGGCCAAGCGGCGCGGGGTGCGCGTGACGACGGAGGTTTGCCCGCACCATTTCACCCTGACCGACGATTCTCTGCGAGCGTTCGACTCGAACTACAAGATGAGTCCGCCTCTTCGAGCGCGCAGCGACGTGGAGGCGTGCATTCAGGGGCTGATCGACGGCACGATTGACGCGATCTGCACCGACCATGCGCCGCACGCGGCCGAGAAGAAGATGCAGGAGTTGGACCGTGCCCCGTTCGGCATTGTGGGGCTGGAAACCGCCTTGGGGCTGGTTTCGACGCAGCTCGTGGCCGCCGGGCATCTCACCTGGCCGCAGGCGATCGAAAAGATGACGATCAACCCCGCCCGCGTCTTGGGCATCAACAAGGGGACGCTGGCCCTCGGCGCCGACGCCGACGTGACGCTGATTGACCCTGACGGCGAGTGGACCGTCGATCCGGAGCGTTTCCGATCGAAGAGCCGCAACACGCCCTTCGCCGGCCGCAAGCTTCGCGGCCGGGCCGACACCGTGATCGTCGCCGGCAAAGTGAAGTACTGCGTGGCGGACCCCGCGGGTCGCGGCTCGTCCCGAAGGGACGGCGGAGTTTAGCCGTGGGTGCCGACCCACGGGAAGAATTCTGCGCCGCGAGCCAATGCCGGGGTAGCGGCGGCGAAGTGTTGTCCGACCCCAGGTGGTACTTGGCCGCGCTGTGTGCGGTCCGCGCGACAGACGTGTCGCTCTTGCCGGCGCGCCCCCGCCGCAAGCGGCCGGCAACGCGTTGGTCGAGATCCACCGCAGAGCGCACTGCTCCCAAGGCGTATCGCCGTGCAGCCACGCTTTGCCGCTCGCCACTCGCGTCCCGGTGCGTACGTGCCGGAAGGCACGTCGGGACATGCCGTGGCCGCGCGCGAATCACCACGGCCCGTCCCGATCCACAATCGCTGATCGAGGCATCGGTCGACGTGACCAACGAGCGCCGACCTAACACGCCGCCGTTAGACAGATAAGCGCACAGACCTACTGGCCGTCGAGTTCCTCGCGGTACTGATCGCTGTCGTTAACGACGGCCGCGAGAACATCTGAGACCGTGAGCTGGGTTTCGGCGTGCCCACAGTCCCTTCGCATCGCCAGCAATAGCCTTCCCCATCCCTTTAACGCCTCGATCCAGGCACCGCTCCCTTGGGTAGCCGCTACGTCTAGTTTAGCGGCCTTCCACGCACGAACTACGTCGTCAGATCCAATGAGCGTTAGTCGAAGGGTCCACTTCCGGAACTCCTCCAGACCAGGGTAACGCGAGCAAGGCGAAGCAAAGCGCCGGTAGTCTATCCATGCCCAACGGGTACGAGCAATCCTGCCAAATGACCCGCTGCGCGGAGCCGCTTGTAGCGCCCGCTTGACAGGCTCTGCCAGTGCGTGACCCTGGACGGCGGCGGACGTAATCTCAAAGCATGCGAACCGACGACCTTGTTCAGCAACTGATGGCGCTTCCTTTGCCCGACCGGGGTAGTCGTCGCGCAGGAACTGTGGCAAAGCATCGATCAGGGTTTGGCCGTCGGTGCCGGCGACGA encodes:
- a CDS encoding dihydroorotase; translated protein: MSSILIKSGRIIDPSQQLDRVTNLLLRDGRVAGYDVAENGQDVILDAARKIVAPGLIDMHVHLREPGREEDETIKTGTAAALAGGFTSIACIPNTEPPIDTQATVEFVLHQAERAGNCNVFVVACVSKNREGKELAEIGQLVESGAVAFSDDGAPVYDAELLRRAYEYCLMFDKPILNHAEVLELTRGGVMHEGLVSLKLGLPGMPAAAEEVMTGRDIILAEATGGRIHIMHISTAGSVELVRRAKRRGVRVTTEVCPHHFTLTDDSLRAFDSNYKMSPPLRARSDVEACIQGLIDGTIDAICTDHAPHAAEKKMQELDRAPFGIVGLETALGLVSTQLVAAGHLTWPQAIEKMTINPARVLGINKGTLALGADADVTLIDPDGEWTVDPERFRSKSRNTPFAGRKLRGRADTVIVAGKVKYCVADPAGRGSSRRDGGV